From the Amycolatopsis thermoflava N1165 genome, one window contains:
- a CDS encoding alpha/beta hydrolase, whose protein sequence is MRTDRAGRRRRRWALLVSPVVAVIAGAALAAPVSAATVSADDGAKVVKETWIDDRTVDLEIDSPALGETGMVRLIVPVKWRAEPTRTWPTLWLLHGCCEPADYQSWDRFTDVKAFTADKDAIVVMPSDGEAGMYTKWWNFGLKSTPDWDRFHTEEVRQIVERGYRGGTKRAVAGVSIGGYGALAYAFLHKGMFGAAASYSGIPNTLFPGTPEVIQGILIRAGHYNFFDLWGDEKASWPIWWSRNPYDHIDDLRGTALYISCGDGRTGPLDPPGQSDPLEPAALLTSKSFTDKLKRMGVPATVDYYGAGTHSWPYWERALHNSWPVLAPALGL, encoded by the coding sequence ATGAGAACCGACCGGGCCGGGCGCCGCCGTCGCCGCTGGGCCTTGCTGGTGTCACCCGTCGTCGCCGTGATCGCCGGTGCCGCGCTGGCCGCGCCGGTGTCGGCCGCCACGGTCAGCGCCGACGATGGAGCGAAAGTGGTCAAGGAGACCTGGATCGACGACCGCACGGTCGACCTGGAGATCGACTCGCCCGCGCTGGGCGAGACCGGCATGGTGCGGCTGATCGTGCCGGTGAAGTGGCGCGCCGAACCCACCCGGACCTGGCCGACGCTGTGGCTGCTGCACGGGTGCTGCGAACCGGCGGACTACCAGTCCTGGGACCGGTTCACCGACGTGAAGGCCTTCACCGCGGACAAGGACGCGATCGTCGTCATGCCCTCCGACGGCGAGGCCGGCATGTACACGAAGTGGTGGAACTTCGGGCTCAAGTCCACACCGGACTGGGACCGGTTCCACACCGAGGAGGTCCGCCAGATCGTCGAGCGCGGCTACCGCGGCGGCACGAAACGCGCGGTGGCCGGGGTGTCCATCGGCGGGTACGGCGCGCTGGCGTACGCGTTCCTGCACAAGGGGATGTTCGGCGCGGCCGCCTCCTACAGCGGGATCCCCAACACGTTGTTCCCCGGCACGCCCGAGGTGATCCAAGGCATCCTGATCCGCGCCGGGCACTACAACTTCTTCGACCTGTGGGGCGACGAGAAGGCCAGCTGGCCGATCTGGTGGTCCCGCAACCCGTACGACCACATCGACGACCTGCGCGGCACCGCGCTCTACATCTCGTGCGGCGACGGCCGGACCGGCCCGCTGGATCCGCCGGGGCAGTCCGATCCGCTGGAACCGGCGGCGCTGCTCACGTCCAAGAGCTTCACCGACAAGCTGAAGCGGATGGGCGTTCCGGCCACTGTGGACTACTACGGCGCAGGCACGCACAGCTGGCCGTACTGGGAACGGGCACTGCACAACTCGTGGCCGGTGCTCGCTCCGGCTCTTGGTCTGTGA
- a CDS encoding lipase family protein, with protein sequence MKNRNFRRRLLAALVGFVLLAGGAVAFSAPSAVAASPILSSPILSAPVLPGPFDDSFYTPPSPLPAGDAGDVIRWRPAVPLMNAANADAWEVMYLSTNALGARNAVTGTVLVPKGVDPAKAPIVGFAVGTQGPAFKCTPSKAIERGTLYDQPAINDSLASGYAVAVTDYEGYSPTTVPTYITGQSMGPAVIDSVRAAQRLSQAGLSDDAKVIFQGYSQGGGGALWAAEKQPAYAPELNLVGVVAGGVPADLTEVAKGLDGYLGFGFLAFAAVGLDAAYPELHLDSYLNDTGRQQIAEAKQNACVVELLTNYAFKKISDYTTSNPLDTPAWQARLAENKLGAAPPRVPVFQYHAATDEIVNTPQADALHKQYCAAGVTEQWNTYVSDHLSGIFAGNADAHRWIVDRFAGTDAPSNC encoded by the coding sequence GTGAAGAACCGCAATTTCCGCCGACGGCTGCTGGCCGCACTGGTGGGTTTCGTGCTGCTCGCCGGCGGCGCGGTGGCCTTCTCGGCGCCGTCCGCGGTGGCGGCGAGCCCAATACTGTCGAGCCCAATACTGTCGGCCCCGGTGCTGCCGGGCCCGTTCGACGACTCGTTCTACACCCCGCCGTCACCGCTCCCGGCAGGCGACGCCGGTGACGTGATCCGCTGGCGGCCCGCGGTGCCGCTGATGAACGCGGCGAACGCGGACGCCTGGGAGGTCATGTACCTGTCGACGAACGCGCTGGGCGCGCGCAACGCGGTGACCGGCACGGTGCTGGTGCCGAAGGGGGTGGACCCGGCGAAGGCGCCGATCGTCGGGTTCGCCGTCGGGACGCAGGGCCCGGCGTTCAAGTGCACCCCGTCGAAGGCCATCGAGCGCGGCACGCTCTACGACCAGCCCGCCATCAACGACTCGCTGGCCAGCGGCTACGCGGTCGCGGTCACCGACTACGAGGGCTACTCGCCGACCACGGTGCCCACCTACATCACCGGCCAGTCCATGGGCCCCGCGGTGATCGACTCGGTGCGCGCGGCGCAGCGGTTGTCGCAGGCGGGGCTGTCCGACGACGCCAAGGTGATCTTCCAGGGCTACTCGCAGGGCGGCGGCGGCGCGCTGTGGGCGGCGGAGAAGCAGCCGGCGTACGCACCGGAGCTGAACCTGGTCGGCGTGGTGGCCGGCGGGGTGCCCGCGGACCTGACCGAGGTGGCGAAGGGGCTGGACGGCTACCTCGGCTTCGGCTTCCTGGCTTTCGCCGCGGTCGGCCTGGACGCGGCGTACCCGGAGCTCCACCTGGACTCCTACCTCAACGACACGGGACGGCAGCAGATCGCCGAGGCCAAGCAGAACGCGTGCGTGGTCGAGCTGCTGACGAACTACGCGTTCAAGAAGATCTCCGACTACACGACGTCGAACCCGTTGGACACCCCGGCGTGGCAGGCGCGACTGGCGGAGAACAAGCTCGGCGCGGCGCCCCCGCGGGTCCCCGTGTTCCAGTACCACGCCGCGACGGACGAGATCGTGAACACGCCGCAGGCGGACGCCCTGCACAAGCAGTACTGCGCGGCGGGCGTGACGGAGCAGTGGAACACCTACGTGTCCGACCACCTGAGCGGCATCTTCGCCGGCAACGCGGATGCCCACCGGTGGATCGTGGACCGGTTCGCCGGGACGGACGCCCCGTCGAACTGCTGA
- a CDS encoding ANTAR domain-containing protein, translating into MRTELIDALLELLARESEGFDVHRFAQDLAERATVLVPARDAGVLVSFPAEPAEIAAGTGTARDLVRLQLELGEGPAPECLHSGSSGNGPWPRFSAACTEAGYSSVHTLPIDADGEIFGALCLFDVGGNTHPVGPRLAHAAALRLAHQRDLHQLGVRLRHLQTALDSRVVIEQAKGMLAERHKIGVDTAFEGLRRYARDHNQRVADLARAIVEGRDPVRPNDF; encoded by the coding sequence ATGCGCACCGAACTGATCGACGCCCTGCTCGAACTGCTGGCGCGCGAATCCGAGGGCTTCGACGTGCACCGGTTCGCGCAGGACCTCGCCGAGCGCGCCACCGTCCTCGTGCCCGCGCGCGACGCCGGGGTGCTGGTGTCGTTCCCGGCCGAGCCGGCGGAAATCGCCGCAGGCACCGGGACCGCGCGCGATCTGGTGCGCCTCCAGCTCGAGCTCGGCGAGGGGCCGGCGCCGGAGTGCCTCCACAGTGGATCATCAGGCAACGGCCCGTGGCCGCGGTTTTCCGCCGCCTGCACGGAAGCCGGTTACTCATCGGTACACACGTTGCCGATCGACGCCGACGGCGAGATCTTCGGCGCGCTGTGCCTGTTCGACGTCGGCGGAAATACCCACCCCGTCGGGCCGCGCCTGGCGCACGCGGCCGCGCTTCGCCTGGCCCACCAACGGGATCTGCACCAGCTCGGGGTGCGGCTGCGGCACCTGCAGACCGCCTTGGACAGCCGGGTCGTGATCGAGCAGGCCAAGGGCATGCTGGCGGAACGGCACAAGATCGGTGTGGACACGGCGTTCGAGGGCCTGCGGCGGTACGCGCGCGACCACAACCAGCGGGTCGCGGACCTCGCGCGGGCCATCGTCGAGGGTCGCGACCCGGTGCGGCCGAACGATTTCTGA
- a CDS encoding putative glycoside hydrolase, whose translation MGRHRTRSQNSILVLVAIIATMAVAVTPAVVQSLPFGLAIQGLGDDVTTNAESLRDIRVLAARDSDLDRVAVTLDDQPVTTKRDGGRLVLPPLKIGDGEHTLAARLPNEVPGLPDAVVTRTFTVDNTAPELSFQPIEISDPRKPVTLRGMAKGAEKVTVQGEEVKVNEFGNFTATIPTPPAKIEIGAQDAAGNRAAGRVPVRARHPGMQGVHMTAVAWTAPALREPVLQMARDGLIDTVQLDIKDESGEVGYNSQVPLAKEIGAAKNYYDLRGVVEQLHKEGIRVVGRLVAFRDPVLARASWESGKRDRVVQSADAQPWASGYGEYAFTNFANREVREYNIALATEAARAGFDDILYDYVRRPEGPIEQLRFPGLEGTPEEGIVDFLAESRNAVRAEGAYLGASVFGIAVNRPTQIGQDITAMARKVDYIAPMIYPSHWGTGEYGVSDPESQPLEITQRSLAAFAEKAAGTQTVIIPWIQAFSMSVHYGRDQIRAQLDGARANGMDSFLLWNASCKYNAADLAP comes from the coding sequence ATGGGCAGGCACCGGACGCGGTCCCAGAACTCGATTCTGGTCCTCGTGGCCATCATCGCCACGATGGCCGTCGCGGTCACCCCGGCGGTGGTGCAGTCGCTCCCGTTCGGGCTGGCCATCCAGGGCCTCGGTGACGACGTCACCACCAACGCGGAGTCGCTGCGTGACATCCGGGTGCTGGCGGCGCGTGACAGCGACCTCGACCGGGTCGCGGTCACCCTCGACGACCAGCCGGTGACCACGAAACGTGACGGCGGACGGCTGGTCCTGCCGCCGCTGAAGATCGGCGACGGTGAGCACACCCTGGCCGCCCGGCTGCCGAACGAGGTCCCCGGCCTGCCGGACGCCGTGGTGACCCGCACCTTCACCGTCGACAACACCGCCCCGGAGCTGAGCTTCCAGCCCATCGAGATCAGCGACCCGCGCAAGCCGGTGACCCTGCGCGGCATGGCCAAGGGCGCGGAAAAGGTCACGGTCCAGGGCGAAGAGGTGAAGGTCAACGAGTTCGGCAACTTCACCGCGACCATCCCGACTCCCCCGGCGAAGATCGAGATCGGCGCGCAGGACGCGGCGGGCAACCGGGCAGCCGGGCGCGTCCCGGTGCGAGCGCGGCACCCCGGCATGCAGGGGGTGCACATGACCGCGGTGGCGTGGACGGCTCCGGCGCTGCGGGAACCGGTGCTGCAGATGGCGCGGGACGGGCTCATCGACACCGTCCAGCTGGACATCAAGGACGAGAGCGGCGAGGTCGGGTACAACTCGCAGGTGCCGCTGGCGAAGGAGATCGGCGCCGCGAAGAACTACTACGACCTGCGCGGGGTCGTCGAGCAGCTGCACAAGGAGGGCATCCGCGTCGTCGGCAGGCTGGTCGCCTTCCGCGACCCGGTCCTGGCCAGGGCGTCGTGGGAGTCCGGCAAGCGCGACCGGGTCGTGCAGAGCGCCGACGCGCAACCGTGGGCCAGCGGGTACGGCGAGTACGCCTTCACCAACTTCGCCAACCGCGAGGTGCGGGAGTACAACATCGCGCTCGCGACGGAAGCCGCGCGGGCCGGGTTCGACGACATCCTCTACGACTACGTGCGGCGGCCCGAAGGCCCCATCGAGCAGCTGCGGTTCCCCGGTCTGGAGGGCACACCGGAGGAAGGGATCGTGGACTTCCTCGCGGAGAGCCGCAACGCCGTGCGGGCAGAGGGTGCGTACCTGGGCGCGTCGGTGTTCGGGATCGCGGTCAACCGGCCGACGCAGATCGGGCAGGACATCACGGCCATGGCACGCAAGGTGGACTACATCGCGCCGATGATCTACCCGTCGCACTGGGGCACCGGCGAGTACGGGGTTTCCGACCCGGAGTCGCAGCCGCTGGAGATCACCCAGCGCTCGCTGGCGGCGTTCGCCGAAAAGGCCGCCGGGACGCAGACCGTGATCATCCCGTGGATCCAGGCGTTCAGCATGTCCGTCCACTACGGACGCGACCAGATCCGGGCGCAGCTGGACGGCGCGCGCGCCAACGGGATGGATTCGTTCCTGCTGTGGAACGCCTCCTGCAAGTACAACGCGGCCGACCTGGCGCCCTGA
- a CDS encoding polysaccharide deacetylase family protein, which produces MTPKLASLVAVLFLLTACTTVVDGQPHEQRGDGQEWAAFAPLRSAAPAAPAQPAAVRANELGRIPVLMYHRIVPETESVYDRTPEDFRAELERLDREGYVPVSAADFTAGRIDVPAGTHPVVLTFDDGDPSQFALGPDGNPVPGTAVAIMLDFARSHPRFRPVATFYVNAEPFGDPGGARTIPWLLANGFDVGNHTKTHANLREADEETAQAEIGELDALIRRAAPQANPTTIALPFGIHPRPKELALQGNGYRYQGAFLVGSNPSASPFTADFDPLNIPRIRSQSATGEEAEYGSAVWLDKLAQNADSRYTSDGDPARISYPKSDTDEVAAKFRDKVNPY; this is translated from the coding sequence GTGACACCCAAGCTGGCTTCCCTCGTAGCGGTCCTGTTCCTGCTCACGGCGTGCACCACGGTCGTCGACGGCCAGCCGCACGAGCAGCGCGGCGACGGCCAGGAGTGGGCCGCGTTCGCGCCGCTGCGGTCCGCGGCCCCGGCGGCGCCGGCCCAGCCGGCCGCGGTGCGCGCGAACGAGCTGGGGCGGATCCCGGTGCTCATGTACCACCGCATCGTGCCCGAGACCGAGTCGGTCTACGACCGCACGCCGGAGGACTTCCGGGCGGAGCTGGAACGGCTCGACCGCGAGGGCTACGTGCCCGTGTCGGCCGCCGACTTCACCGCTGGCCGCATCGACGTCCCGGCAGGCACGCACCCGGTGGTGCTGACCTTCGACGACGGCGACCCCAGCCAGTTCGCGCTCGGCCCGGACGGCAACCCGGTGCCCGGCACGGCGGTCGCGATCATGCTCGACTTCGCCCGCAGCCACCCGCGGTTCCGGCCGGTGGCCACGTTCTACGTCAACGCGGAGCCGTTCGGCGACCCCGGCGGCGCCCGCACCATTCCGTGGTTGCTGGCCAACGGTTTCGACGTCGGCAACCACACCAAGACGCACGCGAACCTGCGCGAGGCCGACGAGGAGACCGCGCAGGCCGAGATCGGCGAGCTGGACGCGCTGATCCGGCGCGCGGCGCCGCAGGCGAACCCGACGACGATCGCGCTGCCGTTCGGCATCCACCCGCGGCCGAAGGAACTCGCCTTGCAGGGCAACGGTTACCGCTACCAGGGCGCGTTCCTGGTGGGCTCGAACCCGTCCGCGTCCCCGTTCACGGCCGACTTCGACCCGCTGAACATCCCGCGCATCCGTTCGCAGAGCGCGACGGGCGAGGAGGCCGAATACGGTTCGGCGGTGTGGCTGGACAAGCTCGCCCAGAACGCGGACAGCAGGTACACCTCGGACGGCGACCCGGCACGGATCTCCTACCCGAAGTCCGACACCGACGAGGTGGCCGCGAAGTTCCGGGACAAGGTGAACCCGTACTAG
- a CDS encoding GTP-binding protein, with protein MAFAGSEPRRNVSATVVKLLIAGGFGVGKTTMVGSVSEISPLRTEESITQASAGVDDLTGVESKTTTTVALDFGRITINPELILYLFGTPGQDRFWFMWDELAQGALGAVVLADTRRLESCFPAVDFFERRGLPFVVGVNCFDNAYRYGTEEVRAALELDDTVPILLCDARDRESTKQVLVILMQHVMANAALARR; from the coding sequence ATGGCATTCGCAGGCTCTGAGCCCCGGCGGAACGTCTCCGCCACCGTGGTGAAGCTGCTGATCGCAGGCGGCTTCGGGGTCGGGAAGACCACCATGGTCGGCTCGGTGAGCGAGATCTCCCCGTTGCGGACGGAGGAATCGATCACCCAGGCCTCGGCCGGGGTCGACGACCTCACCGGCGTGGAGAGCAAGACCACCACGACCGTGGCGCTGGACTTCGGCCGCATCACGATCAACCCCGAGCTGATCCTGTACCTGTTCGGCACGCCGGGGCAGGACCGGTTCTGGTTCATGTGGGACGAGCTCGCGCAGGGCGCGCTGGGCGCGGTGGTGCTCGCCGACACACGCAGGTTGGAAAGTTGCTTCCCGGCCGTGGACTTCTTCGAGCGGCGCGGGCTGCCGTTCGTGGTCGGCGTCAACTGCTTCGACAACGCCTACCGCTACGGCACCGAAGAGGTGCGCGCCGCGCTCGAACTGGACGACACGGTGCCGATCCTGCTGTGCGACGCGCGGGACCGGGAGTCGACCAAGCAGGTGCTGGTGATCCTGATGCAGCACGTGATGGCGAACGCGGCGCTGGCGCGACGCTAG
- a CDS encoding DUF742 domain-containing protein, with product MIRRDDDTWFDDAAGPIARPYTITGGRTHAGDIDLQLLSLVVALPGLAEAATMAPEYARIVRLCQRPLSVAEVAAHLDLPVPIVKVLLADLIERGHVIYRTSQPISDTPEQHVLQAVLDGIRRL from the coding sequence ATGATCAGGCGGGACGACGACACCTGGTTCGATGACGCCGCGGGCCCGATCGCCCGGCCGTACACGATCACCGGCGGCCGCACCCACGCCGGCGACATCGACCTACAGCTGCTGTCACTCGTGGTCGCCCTGCCCGGACTGGCCGAAGCGGCCACCATGGCACCGGAGTACGCCCGGATCGTGCGCCTGTGCCAGCGGCCGCTGTCGGTCGCCGAGGTCGCGGCGCACCTGGACCTGCCGGTGCCGATCGTGAAGGTGCTGCTGGCCGACCTCATCGAGCGCGGCCACGTCATCTACCGGACGTCCCAGCCCATCTCCGACACCCCGGAACAACACGTACTTCAGGCGGTTCTCGATGGCATTCGCAGGCTCTGA
- a CDS encoding roadblock/LC7 domain-containing protein, giving the protein MTNAGINELDWLLDDLLQQVVGADRAVVLSADGLLIGRSTNLSEEDGEHLSAVASAFQSLAKGTGRHFGGGAVRQTVVEMDHAFLFVTTAGHGACLALLTAADVDMGLVAYAMNMMVKRVGAALSAAPRVEQQSTP; this is encoded by the coding sequence GTGACGAACGCGGGAATCAACGAGCTGGACTGGCTCCTCGACGACCTCCTGCAGCAGGTCGTCGGAGCGGACCGGGCGGTTGTGCTGTCGGCCGACGGTCTGCTGATCGGCCGGTCGACCAATCTGTCCGAAGAGGACGGCGAGCACCTGTCGGCGGTGGCGTCGGCGTTCCAGAGCCTCGCCAAGGGCACCGGGCGCCACTTCGGCGGCGGCGCGGTGCGCCAGACCGTCGTGGAGATGGACCACGCGTTCCTGTTCGTCACCACGGCCGGGCACGGCGCGTGCCTCGCGCTGCTGACCGCGGCCGACGTCGACATGGGCCTCGTCGCCTACGCGATGAACATGATGGTCAAGCGGGTCGGCGCGGCGCTGAGCGCGGCGCCACGAGTTGAGCAGCAAAGCACGCCATGA
- a CDS encoding nitrate- and nitrite sensing domain-containing protein, producing MLAIAIVPSVALLLAGVALAGYLVVQAVNAREFATKVHDSAEPGALFFGAVRAERVLTLRTLASNGAPGADLIQARVKTDTTAARMATVLQDMVDDAPESVRQSIAKTSANFAQLPELRQRVDSRQASPLEAYAFYNRIIDEFATGLNGVAEGAPDAQTAFLRVTAMPLFTAADAMSRGDALAAAGIAGRGLSEEEFRTYISQVGAYHAELEVAAPQMIPSVRAKYEALLASPAWDTLSIVENAFLRGNQDSLPVPEAQWRDAATQVGNALMGLYIEQSSNATDVGLESGDRTLVTSIIAGAAALIVSFAVFFFAWRLSNRLIQRLGRLREETLEAAETQLPQLVERVRTGEAVDLDTEVALLDHGEDEIGQVADAFNKAQQTAIAAAVDEAKTREGTKKVFLNIAHRSQVLVHRQLKALDEAERKQEDPDQLDMLFRLDHLSTRARRNAENLIILGGERPGRQWRNPVALADLIRGATGETEDYARVTVGKLPNVAVAGPVVADLVHLLAELLDNATSFSPPNSRVEVFGDVVGKGVVIEIEDQGLGIEPEQAEELNAMLREPPDFSVMALSAEPRLGLFVVARLASRHGISVTLRDSAYGGTRAIVLVRSELLAPVPQPEDGQQPEEALVPAQSVPSHRWPEEADTPPEPPSTNGHREEPPARVDLFRANVPAAPPEPPPAPQQQHHAPPQRPQVPLRAPLDSRPPLDTRMPIDTRPPQARPPQHAGPISPDRPPLPRRRRQQNLAPQLRKDEETTTFSAATDHSTVPSDSPEQARSRLSAFQQGTRRAREQDPSTTDILGEHT from the coding sequence GTGCTCGCGATCGCGATCGTGCCCAGCGTCGCCCTGCTGCTCGCCGGCGTGGCGCTCGCGGGCTACCTGGTCGTGCAGGCGGTGAACGCCCGCGAATTCGCGACGAAGGTCCACGATTCGGCCGAGCCCGGCGCCCTCTTCTTCGGCGCGGTGCGCGCCGAGCGCGTGCTGACCCTGCGCACGCTGGCGAGCAACGGCGCGCCCGGCGCGGATCTGATCCAGGCCCGCGTCAAGACGGACACCACGGCCGCGCGGATGGCCACCGTGCTGCAGGACATGGTCGACGACGCGCCGGAATCGGTTCGCCAGAGCATCGCCAAGACCAGCGCGAACTTCGCGCAGCTGCCGGAGCTGCGGCAGCGCGTGGACAGCAGGCAAGCGTCGCCGCTGGAGGCCTACGCCTTCTACAACCGCATCATCGACGAGTTCGCCACCGGTCTGAACGGCGTCGCCGAGGGCGCGCCGGACGCGCAGACCGCGTTCCTCCGCGTCACCGCGATGCCGCTGTTCACCGCGGCCGACGCGATGTCCCGCGGTGACGCGCTGGCGGCCGCCGGCATCGCCGGGCGCGGTCTGTCCGAGGAGGAGTTCCGCACCTACATCAGCCAGGTCGGCGCCTACCACGCCGAGCTGGAGGTCGCCGCACCGCAGATGATCCCGTCGGTGCGCGCCAAGTACGAGGCGCTGCTCGCGAGCCCGGCGTGGGACACGCTGAGCATCGTTGAAAACGCTTTCCTACGCGGCAACCAGGACTCGCTCCCGGTGCCCGAGGCGCAGTGGCGCGATGCCGCGACCCAGGTCGGGAACGCGCTGATGGGCCTCTACATCGAGCAGAGCTCCAACGCCACGGACGTCGGCCTGGAAAGCGGTGACCGGACGCTGGTCACCTCGATCATCGCGGGCGCCGCGGCGCTGATCGTGTCCTTCGCGGTGTTCTTCTTCGCCTGGCGCCTGTCCAACCGCCTGATCCAGCGCCTCGGCCGGCTCCGCGAGGAGACCCTGGAGGCCGCCGAGACGCAGCTGCCGCAGCTGGTCGAGCGGGTCCGCACCGGCGAGGCCGTCGACCTCGACACCGAGGTCGCGCTGCTGGACCACGGCGAGGACGAGATCGGCCAGGTCGCCGACGCGTTCAACAAGGCGCAGCAGACCGCCATCGCCGCCGCCGTCGACGAGGCCAAGACCCGTGAGGGCACCAAGAAGGTCTTCCTCAACATCGCGCACCGCAGCCAGGTGCTGGTGCACCGGCAGCTCAAGGCGCTCGACGAAGCCGAGCGCAAGCAGGAGGACCCGGACCAGCTGGACATGCTGTTCCGCCTGGACCACCTGTCCACCCGCGCCCGCCGCAACGCGGAGAACCTGATCATCCTCGGCGGCGAGCGGCCGGGACGGCAGTGGCGCAACCCGGTCGCGCTGGCCGACCTGATCCGCGGCGCCACCGGCGAGACCGAGGACTACGCGCGCGTCACCGTCGGCAAGCTGCCGAACGTCGCGGTCGCCGGCCCGGTCGTCGCCGACCTCGTGCACCTGCTCGCCGAGCTGCTCGACAACGCCACCTCGTTCTCGCCGCCGAACTCGCGCGTCGAGGTGTTCGGCGACGTCGTCGGCAAGGGCGTGGTCATCGAGATCGAGGACCAGGGTCTCGGCATCGAGCCGGAGCAGGCCGAGGAACTGAACGCGATGTTGCGTGAACCGCCGGACTTCAGCGTCATGGCGCTGTCCGCGGAGCCACGCCTCGGTCTGTTCGTGGTCGCGCGGCTGGCGTCCCGGCACGGGATTTCGGTGACCCTGCGCGATTCCGCCTACGGCGGCACGCGCGCGATCGTGCTCGTGCGGTCCGAGCTGCTGGCTCCGGTGCCGCAGCCGGAGGACGGACAGCAGCCCGAGGAGGCGCTGGTCCCGGCGCAGAGCGTGCCGTCGCACCGCTGGCCGGAAGAGGCCGACACCCCGCCCGAGCCGCCCAGCACCAACGGGCACCGCGAGGAGCCGCCGGCGCGGGTGGACCTGTTCCGCGCCAACGTCCCGGCCGCTCCGCCGGAACCGCCGCCCGCCCCGCAGCAGCAGCACCACGCGCCACCGCAGCGGCCGCAGGTGCCGTTGCGGGCGCCGCTGGACTCGCGGCCGCCGCTGGACACCCGCATGCCGATCGACACGCGGCCGCCGCAGGCCCGGCCCCCGCAGCACGCAGGGCCGATTTCGCCGGACCGCCCGCCGCTGCCGCGGCGGCGACGGCAGCAGAACCTGGCCCCGCAGTTGAGGAAGGACGAGGAGACCACCACTTTCAGCGCCGCCACCGACCACAGCACCGTGCCCTCGGACAGCCCGGAGCAGGCCCGCAGCCGGCTCTCGGCGTTCCAGCAGGGCACCCGCCGCGCTCGTGAACAGGATCCGAGCACCACCGACATTCTGGGAGAGCACACGTGA
- a CDS encoding amidase family protein, translating to MVTAKALAEAVRAGTVDPVRETERVIAGVEAADRVVGAFRRVRADEAVAEAAALRSRADLGELPLAGVPVAVKDVAGIAGETVTNGTATARPAGSDHFVVRRLREAGAVVVGITRVPELCIWPMTDSPEAVTRNPWAPEYTAGGSSGGSAAAVAAGLVPVAHGTDGLGSIRLPAAMCGLVGIKPGADVLAEEGWFGMSAHGSLATTVADAALLLSVLAGRPEFAEVREPGRLRIAVSTEVPLTRAPVPRPLTAAVERVADLLAASGHRVSRARPRYGVEPVAGILERWFAGPAEQASEVDFDALQPRTQRHVRIGRAVRRLVTPGTARRWTARAAEFFTGQDVLITPTLATMPPKAAAWHARSCLANALPSVALAGFTGLWNLSGYPAISVPAGRTPNGLPIGVQLVTRPGGESRLLALAAQLEALNPWPRLP from the coding sequence ATGGTGACGGCGAAGGCGCTGGCCGAAGCGGTGCGGGCCGGGACGGTGGACCCGGTGCGGGAGACCGAACGGGTGATCGCGGGCGTCGAGGCCGCGGACCGGGTGGTGGGGGCGTTCCGCCGGGTGCGGGCGGACGAGGCCGTGGCGGAGGCCGCGGCGCTGCGCTCGCGTGCGGACCTGGGGGAGCTGCCGCTGGCCGGGGTGCCGGTGGCGGTGAAGGACGTCGCCGGGATCGCGGGCGAGACCGTGACGAACGGGACCGCCACGGCCCGGCCGGCTGGTTCGGACCATTTCGTGGTGCGGCGGCTGCGGGAGGCCGGCGCGGTGGTCGTCGGGATCACGCGCGTGCCGGAGCTGTGCATCTGGCCGATGACCGACTCGCCGGAAGCCGTGACGCGCAACCCGTGGGCGCCGGAGTACACGGCGGGCGGTTCGTCGGGCGGCAGTGCGGCGGCGGTGGCGGCTGGGCTGGTGCCGGTCGCGCACGGCACCGACGGGCTCGGCTCGATCCGGTTGCCCGCGGCGATGTGCGGGCTGGTGGGGATCAAGCCGGGGGCGGACGTGCTGGCCGAGGAGGGCTGGTTCGGGATGTCCGCGCACGGCAGCCTGGCGACGACGGTGGCGGACGCGGCGTTGCTGTTGTCGGTGCTGGCGGGCCGGCCGGAGTTCGCCGAGGTGCGCGAGCCGGGGCGGTTGCGGATCGCGGTGTCGACGGAGGTGCCGCTGACGCGCGCGCCGGTGCCGCGCCCGTTGACGGCGGCGGTCGAGCGGGTGGCGGACCTGCTGGCGGCCTCCGGGCATCGCGTGTCTCGCGCGCGGCCGCGGTACGGGGTGGAGCCGGTGGCCGGGATCCTGGAACGGTGGTTCGCCGGCCCGGCCGAGCAGGCGTCCGAGGTGGACTTCGACGCGCTGCAGCCGCGGACGCAGCGGCACGTGCGGATCGGGCGTGCCGTGCGGAGGCTGGTGACGCCTGGTACTGCCCGCCGCTGGACGGCACGGGCGGCGGAGTTCTTCACCGGCCAGGACGTGCTGATCACCCCAACGCTCGCGACGATGCCCCCGAAGGCGGCGGCGTGGCACGCGAGGTCGTGCCTGGCGAACGCGCTGCCTTCGGTGGCACTGGCGGGTTTCACGGGCTTGTGGAACCTGTCCGGCTACCCGGCGATCTCCGTGCCGGCCGGCCGCACCCCGAACGGCCTGCCGATCGGGGTGCAGTTGGTGACCCGCCCCGGCGGCGAGTCACGGCTGCTGGCGCTGGCCGCGCAGCTGGAGGCGCTGAACCCCTGGCCCCGCTTGCCCTAG